One window from the genome of Echinicola vietnamensis DSM 17526 encodes:
- the cmk gene encoding (d)CMP kinase, whose amino-acid sequence MKKIVIAIDGFSGCGKSSTAKQVAKKLGYTYIDSGAMYRAATLHFIRKFTELTNPKDIRRALDSMEITFHQNESNDHQDTYLNGLNVEKKIRSMEVSEKVSEISKIKEVRHELVAQQQRLGKHKGVVMDGRDIGTVVFPEAELKVFMTADTKIRAERRQKELLEKGELVELDKIIHNLEERDRIDSSRSESPLKKADDAIEIDTSLLEFEAQIDQITALAKKIIEEKP is encoded by the coding sequence ATGAAGAAAATAGTCATAGCCATTGACGGCTTTTCGGGCTGTGGTAAAAGTAGCACAGCAAAGCAGGTGGCCAAGAAACTAGGCTATACATATATTGATTCTGGGGCCATGTACCGGGCAGCTACGCTGCATTTCATACGTAAGTTCACCGAATTGACAAATCCCAAAGATATCCGTCGGGCGCTGGATAGTATGGAAATTACGTTTCATCAAAACGAATCCAATGACCATCAGGACACCTATTTGAATGGCTTGAATGTCGAAAAGAAAATTCGAAGCATGGAGGTTTCTGAAAAAGTCAGCGAGATCAGTAAGATCAAAGAAGTTCGTCATGAACTGGTGGCCCAGCAACAACGTTTGGGTAAGCATAAGGGAGTCGTGATGGACGGTAGGGATATCGGCACGGTGGTCTTTCCGGAAGCGGAGTTAAAAGTATTTATGACAGCAGATACCAAAATCAGGGCCGAGAGAAGGCAGAAAGAGCTGTTGGAAAAGGGGGAGCTGGTCGAGTTGGATAAGATCATCCATAACTTGGAAGAGCGAGACAGGATAGATTCCAGTCGTTCGGAGAGTCCGCTTAAAAAGGCCGATGACGCCATAGAAATCGACACCAGCTTACTGGAGTTTGAAGCGCAAATCGATCAGATCACGGCTTTGGCCAAAAAGATAATTGAAGAAAAACCATAA
- the ade gene encoding adenine deaminase, whose protein sequence is MSAFHIAGQLVNIPDQKISPVKMTIENGKITSVEPTESAPELYLMPGFIDAHVHVESSMLIPSEFARLAVVHGTVATVSDPHEIANVCGKKGVEYMIENGKRVNFNFYFGAPSCVPATPFETAGGEITAQDIDELLDRKEVRYLAEMMNWPGVINRDPAVMDKIALAAKHGKPVDGHAPGLKGLDAQNYISAGISTDHECFTEEEALAKLQHGMKIIVREGSAAKNFEALIDLIDDHAEHMMFCSDDKHPDNLVIGHINQLAARAVAKGKGLFKVLQAACLNPIAHYGMDVGQLRPGDPADFIICKDLKDFQVTATYIKGQKVAENGRSLLPSVASSPINNFSTSAKHPDDFKLPAPTSRAKVIEAFDGQLITRECIEDIQVLEGYAEANVAKDVLKFAVVNRYQDTVPSIAFIKNVGLKEGAIASSVGHDSHNILAVGVDNASITKAVNMIIKEKGGISAVSASKELILPLPIAGIMSAMDGYEVAKLYTQIDLLAKKMGSKLDAPYMTLSFMALLVIPALKLSDKGLFDGTSFQFTSPFHREN, encoded by the coding sequence ATGAGCGCTTTCCACATTGCAGGCCAACTAGTTAATATCCCAGACCAAAAAATCTCCCCCGTTAAGATGACCATTGAAAATGGTAAAATCACGTCCGTTGAACCTACCGAAAGTGCCCCAGAACTTTATCTGATGCCTGGATTTATCGATGCGCATGTACACGTGGAATCTTCCATGTTGATCCCTTCGGAATTTGCCCGGCTTGCAGTGGTCCATGGCACGGTGGCTACCGTCTCCGACCCACATGAAATCGCAAATGTCTGCGGCAAGAAGGGCGTGGAATACATGATCGAAAATGGCAAACGCGTGAATTTTAACTTCTACTTTGGAGCGCCATCTTGTGTGCCTGCCACGCCATTCGAAACTGCTGGGGGAGAAATTACCGCTCAGGATATTGATGAACTCCTGGACAGAAAAGAGGTGAGGTATCTTGCAGAAATGATGAACTGGCCCGGCGTGATCAACCGTGATCCTGCCGTGATGGACAAAATAGCCCTCGCCGCAAAACATGGCAAGCCTGTGGACGGCCATGCTCCCGGACTCAAGGGCCTTGATGCCCAAAATTATATCTCAGCCGGCATCTCCACTGACCATGAATGCTTCACCGAAGAGGAAGCCTTGGCAAAACTCCAACATGGCATGAAAATCATCGTTCGGGAAGGCAGTGCTGCCAAAAACTTCGAAGCTTTAATTGACTTGATCGATGATCATGCCGAGCACATGATGTTCTGTTCTGATGACAAACACCCCGACAACTTGGTCATTGGCCACATCAACCAACTGGCGGCAAGGGCGGTAGCCAAAGGCAAGGGGCTGTTCAAAGTCCTGCAGGCGGCATGCCTCAACCCCATCGCACACTATGGGATGGATGTCGGCCAACTCCGACCAGGAGACCCCGCTGATTTTATCATCTGCAAAGACCTTAAGGATTTTCAGGTGACAGCCACCTATATAAAAGGACAGAAAGTAGCCGAAAACGGCCGCTCCCTCCTCCCATCTGTCGCCAGCAGTCCCATCAATAACTTCAGCACCTCTGCCAAACATCCCGACGACTTCAAATTGCCCGCCCCTACCTCACGAGCAAAGGTAATAGAAGCCTTCGATGGGCAGCTCATCACCCGTGAATGCATTGAAGACATTCAAGTATTAGAGGGGTATGCGGAAGCAAACGTCGCCAAGGATGTGTTAAAGTTTGCAGTGGTCAACCGTTACCAGGATACGGTTCCTTCCATCGCTTTTATCAAAAACGTTGGACTCAAGGAAGGAGCCATTGCTTCCTCCGTTGGGCATGATTCGCACAACATCCTTGCTGTGGGGGTCGACAATGCCTCCATCACTAAAGCCGTCAACATGATCATCAAGGAAAAGGGCGGCATTTCGGCGGTTTCTGCCTCCAAGGAACTGATTTTACCCTTGCCCATTGCGGGTATCATGTCTGCCATGGACGGATATGAAGTAGCCAAGTTATATACCCAAATAGACCTCTTGGCAAAAAAAATGGGCTCCAAACTGGACGCTCCGTATATGACCTTGAGTTTTATGGCTCTGCTCGTCATCCCTGCCTTAAAATTAAGCGATAAGGGGCTCTTTGACGGCACTTCATTTCAGTTCACATCTCCTTTTCACCGTGAAAATTAA
- a CDS encoding YpdA family putative bacillithiol disulfide reductase yields the protein MKKIDVLIVGAGPIGLACGIEAEKNELDYIILEKGTLVNSIYNYPVNMTFFSTSEKLEMGGIPFMSVNKQPTRPEALEYYRRIAKHFDLNINLYEGVKSVERQADGAFLVYSEKETYFAEKVVLSTGFYDIPNKLNVPGEDLAKVTHYYKEPWPYIGQKVIVVGGGNSGVDVALETWRKGAEVTMVLKEPTVDQNVKYWVLPDIENRIKEGSIGAYFSSSIKEIREQEVVIDTPQGEKTLENDFVLAMTGYRPNFELLDQLGVGLTLDEKRRPCFDGNQESNVPGLYLAGVVCGGLNTREFFIENTIVHAQAIFTDIMNKRKQLVK from the coding sequence ATGAAAAAGATAGATGTTTTGATAGTCGGGGCTGGGCCTATTGGCCTTGCTTGTGGTATAGAAGCGGAGAAAAATGAGTTAGACTACATAATCCTCGAAAAAGGAACTTTGGTCAATTCTATTTATAATTATCCCGTTAATATGACTTTTTTTTCCACTTCAGAGAAGTTGGAAATGGGCGGGATTCCATTTATGTCAGTAAATAAGCAGCCCACTCGACCGGAGGCGTTGGAGTATTATCGGCGTATTGCAAAACATTTTGATTTAAACATAAACTTATATGAAGGCGTGAAAAGTGTGGAACGCCAAGCCGATGGAGCATTTCTGGTGTATTCAGAAAAGGAAACGTATTTCGCGGAAAAGGTTGTTCTGTCCACAGGCTTTTATGACATTCCAAATAAACTGAATGTTCCGGGGGAGGATTTGGCCAAAGTCACCCATTACTATAAAGAACCATGGCCCTATATCGGTCAGAAGGTGATCGTGGTCGGTGGAGGGAATTCCGGCGTGGACGTGGCATTGGAGACTTGGCGTAAGGGCGCCGAAGTGACCATGGTGCTAAAAGAACCTACGGTGGATCAAAATGTGAAGTATTGGGTCTTGCCGGATATAGAAAACCGCATCAAGGAGGGATCGATCGGTGCGTACTTTAGCAGTTCCATCAAGGAAATCCGTGAGCAGGAAGTGGTGATCGACACGCCACAGGGGGAGAAAACCTTGGAAAATGATTTTGTACTGGCCATGACGGGCTATCGACCAAACTTTGAATTGTTGGACCAGCTTGGGGTGGGGCTTACTTTGGACGAGAAGCGAAGGCCTTGTTTTGACGGAAACCAAGAATCCAATGTCCCCGGGCTTTATTTGGCAGGGGTAGTTTGTGGAGGACTGAATACAAGGGAGTTCTTTATTGAGAATACCATTGTCCATGCCCAAGCGATTTTTACGGACATCATGAATAAGAGGAAGCAATTGGTCAAGTAG
- a CDS encoding sensor histidine kinase, whose product METDQEMETKIFNSAALIIVIYLKAMIIFNLILGQYFLALILLVTSAVILAFYLIGRSKQSFNRGITFLSLLGYPIIAIVFFYNDGIAGPAFYIFLMIHTTILAVTQIKTYWFWGLYNLVFFLGLFYMGIYHADLISITYTSSEVQYLDHSITYTACLAGIVAIIIALKWNYQKQKQQSERNGEALRDAIQELSQTNEQKNKIIALISHDLKNPLLSITKILEMINDGELEKEETEAILKELYIIANNAQKMSEEILEWATLELKNTSPKFRHVDLKEYCDSMLTIYKGMARQKNITLETSFEGDTFLTTDIDRLLLIVRNLLQNAIKFTAEKGEIIFSCRNTEKNFHISITDTGNGIPKERLQRLFNMKFESTSGTSLEKGTGVGLYISNENAKKIGGSLKVDSKVGKGSVFTLTLPKKPSIATPSQ is encoded by the coding sequence ATGGAGACTGATCAGGAAATGGAGACCAAAATCTTCAATTCCGCAGCCCTCATTATCGTGATCTACCTCAAGGCAATGATCATATTTAATTTGATCTTAGGACAATACTTTTTGGCCCTTATTCTTTTGGTAACTTCTGCGGTAATATTGGCTTTTTATTTGATAGGCAGATCAAAACAGAGTTTCAATAGGGGAATTACATTTCTGTCACTGCTAGGATACCCCATCATAGCCATCGTCTTTTTCTATAATGACGGCATAGCAGGGCCCGCATTTTACATCTTTTTAATGATTCATACGACTATTTTGGCCGTTACTCAAATCAAAACGTATTGGTTTTGGGGGCTTTACAATTTGGTGTTTTTTCTAGGATTATTTTACATGGGTATCTATCATGCTGATCTCATTTCAATTACGTATACCTCAAGTGAAGTACAGTACCTCGACCATTCCATCACGTATACTGCCTGCCTGGCTGGGATAGTGGCCATCATCATTGCCTTGAAATGGAACTATCAAAAACAAAAACAGCAAAGCGAGCGAAATGGTGAAGCCCTCCGGGACGCCATACAAGAGCTTTCCCAAACCAATGAGCAAAAAAATAAAATCATCGCCCTGATCTCCCACGACCTTAAGAACCCGCTCCTTTCGATCACTAAAATACTGGAAATGATCAACGATGGTGAGTTGGAAAAAGAAGAAACTGAGGCAATATTAAAGGAACTCTACATCATCGCCAACAATGCCCAGAAAATGTCCGAGGAAATATTGGAATGGGCCACGCTAGAACTAAAAAACACTTCACCAAAATTCCGTCATGTAGATTTAAAGGAATATTGTGATTCCATGCTCACGATATACAAAGGGATGGCCCGTCAAAAAAACATTACCTTGGAAACCAGCTTTGAAGGTGACACCTTCCTTACCACCGACATTGATCGGCTCCTGCTGATTGTCAGAAACCTACTGCAAAATGCTATCAAATTTACCGCTGAGAAAGGTGAAATTATATTTTCCTGTAGAAATACTGAAAAAAACTTCCATATAAGCATCACAGATACCGGAAACGGCATTCCGAAAGAGCGGCTACAACGATTATTCAATATGAAATTTGAATCTACCAGCGGCACCTCCTTGGAGAAAGGCACTGGTGTGGGCCTGTACATCAGTAATGAAAATGCCAAAAAGATAGGCGGATCATTGAAGGTCGACAGTAAAGTAGGGAAAGGCAGTGTCTTCACCTTAACCCTACCCAAAAAACCTTCCATCGCTACGCCTTCGCAATAG
- a CDS encoding 4-hydroxy-3-methylbut-2-enyl diphosphate reductase translates to MQVTIDKNSGYCFGVEFAIKMAEDEMEDGGRLYCLGDIVHNDMEVKRLSDKGLVVIDRDELKELSDCKVLIRAHGEPPETYKLAIENNIELIDASCPVVLKLQHRVKTAFDKIEKKDGQIVIYGKKGHAEVIGLTGQTMEKAIVVMEDEDLEKIDFSKPVTLFSQTTKSTKGFYALKAKIEEKMAAANQSLEEIDFTANDSICRQVSNREPQLTRFANENDVIIFVAGKKSSNGRALYQVCKAQNPRSYFVENEGEIDPDWFANGDKVGICGATSTPMWLMEQVMGYINSLDESITHV, encoded by the coding sequence ATGCAGGTAACGATAGATAAAAACTCGGGCTATTGCTTTGGGGTGGAATTTGCCATCAAAATGGCAGAGGATGAGATGGAAGATGGTGGGCGGCTGTACTGTTTGGGAGATATCGTCCATAATGACATGGAGGTGAAGCGGCTGAGCGATAAGGGGTTGGTGGTGATCGACCGTGATGAGCTCAAAGAGCTGAGCGACTGCAAAGTGCTGATCAGGGCACATGGTGAGCCACCGGAAACCTATAAACTGGCCATCGAAAACAATATTGAATTGATCGATGCCTCTTGTCCCGTGGTGCTGAAACTGCAGCACCGGGTGAAAACCGCTTTTGATAAAATCGAGAAGAAGGACGGGCAAATCGTCATTTATGGCAAAAAGGGGCATGCCGAGGTGATTGGCCTTACCGGCCAAACCATGGAAAAAGCCATTGTGGTGATGGAGGATGAAGACTTGGAGAAGATCGATTTCAGCAAGCCGGTGACTTTGTTCAGCCAAACGACCAAAAGCACCAAAGGTTTTTATGCATTGAAGGCCAAGATTGAAGAAAAGATGGCGGCGGCAAACCAGTCTTTGGAAGAAATTGATTTTACTGCCAATGACTCGATCTGCCGACAGGTGTCCAATAGAGAACCGCAACTGACGCGGTTTGCCAATGAAAATGACGTGATTATTTTCGTTGCGGGCAAAAAAAGTTCCAATGGTAGGGCGCTATACCAAGTTTGTAAGGCCCAAAACCCCCGCAGTTATTTTGTGGAAAATGAAGGAGAGATAGATCCAGATTGGTTTGCAAATGGGGACAAAGTGGGGATTTGCGGTGCTACATCCACCCCTATGTGGCTTATGGAACAAGTGATGGGCTATATTAACTCACTGGACGAGTCCATCACACATGTCTAA